The genomic DNA CAAGAGGCGCGACCATTTCTCTGGCCTGCGCTTCCTCTCCCTCTTTGTACTTGACGATGTATCTCTGCACCGGCACAGCCACTCTTTGCGGGATTTGCTCCCATTCGTCCTGCAGCGAACCCCCCCACGTCGTCCCACTCAGCAGTGAACTTTCGGATACATTCGAAAAATTCATGGCTGTGTCGCCACCCGTAGATTCCGTCTGCCAAGAACTCTCACTTGTCGCTTTGTATTCATTTTTCATGAACACGAACGGATCTCCCTCTTGTAATGTTACCTGCATGTCGAGCGGCCCCGAAGCTGTCGCGACAGAAGATATCTGCGCTGTCCAAACGCCAACGGCTGTCACTGTCAGCAGTACGGCAAAGGCCAGCACAAAACTCATCACTCTTGTTCTTGTCTTCATATCCCATTCCCCCTGTTAAAATACTTTCACCGAATTGATATCCTCATCATGGAAGCTGCACCGCTTACATCTTTGTCTGTGACAACGTATTAATGGAGCGGTCCTCCGGCACGGCGACTTCTCTCGGCTACCGCGCCAGCATCTCCTGCAGATCGGTCCCCGGAGACAAGACGGGCATCGTCAGTTCAGACGCAAAAAAACCGCCGCCCGGAAACTGCCCGGTGTACCGGGTATTTCCTGTGACGGCGGTGGGCTTTCCAGTCGCTGTTCATCTACCATGTATCTGAATGGGCTGCCCACTTCCCATTGTACTTGCGCGTCCTGCGCCTGCGCCGGAAGCAGCGCCGCCATGGCGGCCACGGTGGTTACGAATAGTACGGAAAACGCCAGGAAAAGACTGGTTACATGTCGCTTCATGTTATTTGCCCCCTGCATTGTTGGGTTCCAATTGAATCCATTATAGTTCATAATTTACAAAAGTAAATAGAAAAATTTGTAAAAACCACACAAGTTCCAATTATATCCTTGTCAATCTCCTCGGATTGTTGTCATCCCCTTTGAACTTCACAAAAAATTTACTGTTTTGTCATATTTTTGTTTGCCCGGTGTGCGCCAAAAAAAATTTCACATTTTTTGATGCGCGCCGGGGAAACGCCGCGCTGGAGCTATATTCTCGCGGCTGACCCCAAAAAACAACACGCCCACACAGGCCGGATCTTCCTCAGCCTGTGTGGGCGTGTCTTTGTTCATCTTGCGTGGGATACCTCTCCCGCGCTGTGGCGGATGTGACGGGGCTGCCCCAGCTGCTCGTAAGGGTCTGTCGGGAAATAAAGTGTGCAGTTGGCGCAGCAATTTTGTGTTCCGGCAAGGCGCCGGGTTCCGCGAATACTTGTAGTATTCAAGGGTTCCGGCAACGCGGCCGGGGCGCAAAAGGGCAAGTCAAATGTATAGGTTATTTTTCGACAGACCCTCAGCGCCAGTTGAGGCTGCGCTGTTCGAAATAGGCCTTGGGATGGTTGCAAGTCGGGCACTTTTCGGGGGCGAAGAGGCCCTCGTGGATGTGGCCGCAGTTGCGGCAGATCCAATAGACTTTCTTGCCCTTCCGGAAGACGAGGTCGTTTTCTACGTTGGAGAGGAGGGTTAAGTAGCGCTGTTCATGCTCCGCCTCGATGGCGGCCACCTTGTCGAAGAGGAAAGCGATGTCGGTGAAACCCTCCCGGCGGGCCTCTTCGGCGAAGTTTTTGTACATGTCGGTCCACTCGTAGTGTTCGCCGGCCGCGGCGTCCTTGAGGTTTTCCGCCGTGCCGGGGACATGGCCGCCGTGCAACAGCTTGAACCAGAGTTTCGCGTGTTCTTTCTCGTTCTCCGCAGTCTCCAAAAAGAGCGCCGCGATCTGCTCAAAACCGTCTTTTTTGGCCTGCGAAGCATAATACGTGTATTTGTTGCGGGCCTGGCTCTCGCCGGCAAACGCAGTCTCCAAGTTTTTTTCGGTGTTGGACCCCTTCAGTTCAGGCATATACACACATCCTTTCTAAGCAAATCTCGTCAAATTCAGTCCACGCGTTTTCAGAGCTGCGCCTTCCAGAGGCCATGCAGATTGCACCAGGCGTAAACGGCGTCGCAGTGTTCGTCGGAGAGCGTGAAGCTGGGCGTGTCCCCGGGCGAGAGGAAACGAAGGGAGACCTGTGCGCCGCTTAGCACCGCGACGAAACCGATGAAGTGCTTCTCCTCCATGGGGTGTGTGACCGAGCCGACCGTCACGGTCAGCCGGCCGTCCGCGCGCGTCACCACGGGGACATGCTTCTCCTGCGCCGCGTCGGTGGTGTTTGGAGCCAGTTCGGACATGGGTTCGCCGCAGCAGACCAGGGGTGCGCGCCCGTCGTACAGCTTCCAGGCCACCGTGTTGCAGTGGGCGCAGCGGAAGAAGACAAGGGGTGTTGTCAAAAGAATCGCCTCCTATGCAATAAAATGATTCCATTCCGGAAAATGGTTCCGTTCCGGACCCGCCGCGGGGGACCGGCTGCCCATGGGCGCGCACGGGCCTGTGCGCGGACCGACGGAGAGGGCAGGGCGCGCCGAAGGCGCGCGGGAAAGCCTACCATTAGTACCTTGTTTAGTACCTTGTTGCCGCGAAGCGGTAACAAAAAAACAAGAATGTGGGTTGTGGGAGGCAGGTGCAACCCACATTATATATATCGATATCCTATCTCGAAAGAATACAAAACGCAAGGTAAAAATTTATGCTTCTTTTTCAAACATAAATCCACCGCGGCGGCGCATACTAAGGCGGGCGCACAATAGCATGCCCGAGACAGCTAAAAATTTACAACAGGGCGCTCCCCACAACCCCGTACGCGGCGCCGCGCCGTGTCCGGCGGACATGTAGGGAGGCGCCCAACCACGATTGCTGGAGAGGATGTCGATATGATCCTGCCAAAACCGCTTGCGTGGGCCGGCTCCACGCTGTTGCTGGCCGCCACGCTGACCACTTGCAACGGACGCGCGCCGCGTCGGCCGACCCCTACGCCGCCCACCCAGCCCGCGGTCTCCCCCAGTCCAGGTGCCGCGCCCAGTCTGACGCCGGACGCCAGCCCGCAGTTGCAGCCCAGTCCCAGCGCATCGCCCAGCCCCAGCGCATCACCCAGCGCCAGCACGTCCCCCAGCCCTAACGCGTCGCCCGGCGGGGCCCGATCCAGCCCCGGCGCCGCGTCGGACGTCCTGCCATCTCTCGCGACGACGTCCACGCCGGCGCACTGAGTCGCATCCCACTGCGCGCACCGTCGTTGAAAAAGATTGTCTCCTCCGTCACAACTGCTATATATAGTATATAACCACTATATATAGTATATTCCGGGGGAGACAATCTTTTCTGTTTGCGCGTATAAACCGTAAAAATCATGAGAGGGTATTTTCAACGGAAAGGCCGTAGGCCGCGATGCGGTATGTTCCAGCGGGTAAGTCGCCATACATCTTTAAGTAATACGTCTGGTTTTTCTTCTCGCCGGCTTGCAGGAGCAGGGCAATGTCGTGAAAGCCCCAATGTTTCGGCATGACGGGAATCTCATACCACACGTCCTCCAAGAACACTTGCAGGGCATAGTATTCTCCATAGTGCCAGCTTGTGCCGCTGTTTGCCGCGATCGTTACGGTTACCATGTCTTTGTCCCATGATTCCAAAGTCATCGTAACACCGTCGGGCGGTTCCAATTCTGCGACAGGAGTCAACAGCGTGCGGTTCCAGCCGTTTTCATCCTGTGTGAGGAAGTGCGCACAGGGGAAATAGGTGAAAGAAAAATCTCCTTGCTGGTCAGACCAAGGGTATTGTGTCTCCAGCTCGGCAAAACTGAAATCAAAACGATATACAGTCC from Oscillospiraceae bacterium includes the following:
- a CDS encoding rubrerythrin family protein, which translates into the protein MPELKGSNTEKNLETAFAGESQARNKYTYYASQAKKDGFEQIAALFLETAENEKEHAKLWFKLLHGGHVPGTAENLKDAAAGEHYEWTDMYKNFAEEARREGFTDIAFLFDKVAAIEAEHEQRYLTLLSNVENDLVFRKGKKVYWICRNCGHIHEGLFAPEKCPTCNHPKAYFEQRSLNWR
- a CDS encoding desulfoferrodoxin; this translates as MTTPLVFFRCAHCNTVAWKLYDGRAPLVCCGEPMSELAPNTTDAAQEKHVPVVTRADGRLTVTVGSVTHPMEEKHFIGFVAVLSGAQVSLRFLSPGDTPSFTLSDEHCDAVYAWCNLHGLWKAQL